A single genomic interval of Gossypium raimondii isolate GPD5lz chromosome 11, ASM2569854v1, whole genome shotgun sequence harbors:
- the LOC105803655 gene encoding trans-cinnamate:CoA ligase, peroxisomal, with protein sequence MDQLGKCEANYVALTPLTFLKRASSAYANRTSIIYENTRFTWRQTYERCCCLASSLLSLNILKNDVISVLAPNIPAMYEMHFAVPMAGAVLNTINTRLDAKNVATILRHSEAKVFFVDYQYVPLAREALRLLMVDSQQNQTSQSPSAAPESFIPLVIVIDDVDSPKGVRLGELEYEQLIHMGNPRFVPTEIQDEWDPISLNYTSGTTSEPKGVVYSHRGAYLSTLSLILGWEMGSEPVYLWSLPMFHCNGWTFTWGVAARGGTNVCLRNTTAYDMYRNIASHKVTHMCCAPIVFNILIEAKPHERREFTSTVQVLTGGAPPPASLLEKMELLRFHVTHGYGLTEATGPALVCEWQAKWNNLPRESQAKLKARQGISVLTLADVDVKNMKTMTSVPHDGKTMGEIVLRGSSIMKGYLKDPETTSKAFKNGWFITGDVGVIHPDGYLEIKDRSKDVIISGGENISSVELESVLYRHPRVLEAAVVAMPHPRWGESPCAFLAVRENEVGRKEDVKEADIIAFCRKNLPHFMVPKKVEFLPELPKTSTGKIQKFQLRALAKAFQITDTKEVPQHHEDQVLALSRL encoded by the exons ATGGATCAACTTGGGAAGTGCGAAGCAAATTATGTGGCACTCACTCCCTTGACATTTCTAAAAAGGGCCAGCTCTGCTTATGCTAACCGCACATCAATCATCTACGAGAATACTCGTTTCACCTGGCGCCAAACCTATGAACGTTGCTGCTGTCTTGCTTCCTCTCTCCTCTCCCTCAACATCCTCAAAAACGATGTT ATATCCGTGCTGGCTCCCAACATTCCAGCCATGTACGAGATGCATTTTGCTGTTCCCATGGCTGGAGCCGTACTCAACACCATCAATACCAGGCTAGATGCCAAGAACGTCGCCACCATTCTCCGCCACTCCGAGGCCAAGGTGTTTTTCGTAGATTACCAATATGTGCCGCTGGCACGCGAGGCTCTCCGCTTGCTGATGGTTGACTCACAACAAAATCAGACCTCACAGTCACCATCTGCAGCACCCGAGTCCTTTATTCCATTGGTGATTGTCATAGATGACGTTGACTCCCCTAAAGGTGTCCGACTAGGTGAGTTGGAATATGAGCAATTAATACACATGGGCAATCCAAGATTCGTCCCCACTGAAATCCAAGATGAGTGGGATCCTATTTCCCTCAACTACACATCCGGAACTACATCCGAACCCAAAGGAGTTGTTTACAGTCACAGAGGCGCATATCTCAGTACTTTAAGTCTGATTTTGGGATGGGAAATGGGAAGCGAGCCTGTCTATCTATGGTCCCTTCCCATGTTTCACTGCAACGGTTGGACCTTCACTTGGGGAGTCGCAGCACGCGGTGGGACCAATGTCTGCCTACGCAACACCACCGCCTACGACATGTATCGAAACATCGCTTCTCACAAAGTCACCCACATGTGTTGCGCACCCATCGTCTTCAACATCCTCATCGAGGCCAAACCGCATGAGCGTCGCGAATTTACCTCTACCGTGCAAGTACTCACCGGCGGTGCACCGCCTCCGGCATCACTACTCGAGAAAATGGAACTCCTCCGGTTCCACGTCACCCATGGCTATGGTCTGACGGAGGCCACTGGTCCGGCTTTGGTGTGCGAGTGGCAAGCCAAGTGGAACAATCTTCCACGGGAAAGTCAGGCGAAGCTCAAGGCACGGCAAGGGATCAGCGTATTGACACTGGCGGATGTAGATGTGAAGAATATGAAAACCATGACAAGCGTACCGCATGACGGTAAAACAATGGGGGAGATTGTGCTCCGTGGAAGCAGCATCATGAAAGGGTACTTAAAAGATCCAGAGACTACATCCAAGGCCTTCAAGAACGGGTGGTTCATCACGGGTGACGTGGGCGTTATACATCCTGATGGATACCTGGAAATTAAGGATAGATCAAAGGATGTCATCATTTCCGGGGGCGAAAACATCAGCAGCGTTGAATTGGAGTCGGTTCTCTACAGGCATCCAAGAGTTCTAGAGGCAGCAGTGGTTGCAATGCCTCACCCACGGTGGGGGGAGAGCCCCTGTGCTTTTCTAGCGGTGAGGGAGAACGAAGTTGGGAGAAAAGAAGATGTGAAGGAAGCTGATATCATTGCTTTCTGCCGTAAAAACCTTCCCCATTTCATGGTTCCAAAGAAGGTGGAATTTCTACCTGAATTGCCCAAAACTTCAACCGGCAAAATCCAAAAGTTTCAACTAAGAGCTTTGGCCAAAGCTTTCCAGATTACAGACACAAAGGAAGTGCCTCAACACCATGAAGACCAAGTTCTTGCTTTATCCCGTCTTtga